A genomic segment from Nicotiana sylvestris chromosome 1, ASM39365v2, whole genome shotgun sequence encodes:
- the LOC138875186 gene encoding uncharacterized protein, which yields MYRVLRVMHASVTEAVELASFRLRDIVILWYEGWERSRGPDAPPAELEDFSEAFLAHYLPREVQEARLDQFFSLKQGDMSVRDYSHKFNSLARYAPDIVRTIRARVHHYMDGLGDHLIRDCRVASLSDDVDISRIQAFAQTTEDLSHQIRDTRKDREQSKRARTMGSYREPQGDFKPLLHRYPPRSADPDSTFSYITPFIAGKLDMRSELLPQPVEVSTPVDDSIVANHVYRGCTVLINDRPTSADLVELVMLDFDVIMGMDWLASCYANIVCRAKLVRFHFLGELVLEWKGV from the exons ATGTATAGAGTATTGAGGGTGATGCATGCCTCCGTCACCGAGGCTGTGGAGTTGGCTTCTTTTCGACTACGTGATATAGTCATCCTATGGTATGAGGGATGGGAGAGATCTAGAGGACCTGATGCTCCGCCAGCAGAGTTGGAGGACTTCTCTGAGGCTTTTTTAGCCCATTATTTGCCACGGGAGGTTCAGGAGGCCCGTCTTGACCAGTTTTTTAGCCTGAAGCAGGGGGATATGAGTGTGAGGGATTATAGCCATAAGTTTAATTCTTTGGCGAGGTATGCACCAGATATTGTACGTACCATAAGGGCTAGAGTTCATCATTATATGGATGGTTTGGGGGATCATCTGATTAGAGACTGTAGGGTAGCATCCCTATCGGATGATGTAGATATTTCCCGCATACAAGCTTTCGCTCAGACTACAGAGGACCTTTCCCATCAGATTCGTGATACTCGCAAGGATAGGGAACAGAGTAAGAGGGCTCGTACTATGGGGTCTTATAGGGAGCCACAGGGTGATTTCAAGCCCTTACTCCATCGATATCCACCTCGATCAGCAG ATCCCGactctacattttcatatattaCTCCATTTATTGCTGGTAAGCTTGACATGAGATCTGAGTTGTTGCCACAGCCAGTTGAGGTGTCTACGCCAGTTGACGACTCTATTGTTGCTAATCATGTCTATAGAGGTTGTACAGTGTTAATTAATGACCGTCCAACTTCTGCTGATTTAGTGGAATTGGTTATGCTAGACTTCGATGTcattatgggtatggattggttggcatCTTGTTATGCTAATATTGTTTGTCGTGCAAAGTTGGTCCGATTTCATTTTCTGGGTGAGCTTGTCCTTGAATGGAAAG GGGtatag